From a region of the Terriglobales bacterium genome:
- a CDS encoding twin-arginine translocase TatA/TatE family subunit: MNLGFTEMAFIFVLALIIFGPKKLPEIGRQIGKFMAEFRRASNEFKWQLEAEMRQIEAEATRERLAKAAPDTKTSSEGEPQPTPPSEGEIYPTTFGLEFRPKTSGYEPGSELVDPETVKPEELKGPNA; this comes from the coding sequence ATGAATCTCGGCTTTACAGAAATGGCGTTCATTTTCGTCCTGGCCCTTATCATCTTTGGGCCGAAGAAGTTGCCGGAAATCGGTCGCCAGATAGGAAAGTTCATGGCCGAGTTCAGGCGAGCCAGTAATGAGTTCAAGTGGCAACTGGAAGCCGAGATGAGACAGATCGAGGCGGAGGCTACCCGGGAACGGCTGGCCAAAGCGGCTCCTGATACCAAGACCTCCTCGGAAGGCGAACCCCAACCCACACCCCCGAGTGAAGGTGAAATCTACCCGACGACCTTCGGCTTGGAATTCCGTCCCAAGACTTCGGGCTACGAACCGGGTTCGGAACTTGTGGACCCAGAAACTGTGAAGCCAGAGGAACTCAAGGGACCCAATGCCTAG
- the tatC gene encoding twin-arginine translocase subunit TatC has product MPSSVESAAAAAREAFQEKMSAMSFLEHLEELRKRIIWSIIAVAIAFFVCWNFAEKIYGYMQEPIMQALQRNHLEQKLVYLNPTEPFNMYMKIGLIAALFVASPFVLYQLWAFVAPGLYKREKRYVLPFMVLSVGLFLGGGFFGYKVVYPAALDFLINYGKQFQPMITIGEYTDLFLTIIIGLGVVFEMPILVFFLALIGIVSPGWMWRNFRYSILAIFVVAAILTPTTDIMNMCVFAAPMILLYLISIGVAWMVHPRRRRAKAESES; this is encoded by the coding sequence ATGCCTAGCAGCGTCGAATCCGCGGCCGCCGCGGCACGGGAAGCATTCCAGGAAAAGATGTCGGCAATGAGCTTTCTCGAGCATCTCGAGGAGCTTCGTAAACGAATCATCTGGTCGATAATCGCTGTCGCGATTGCGTTCTTTGTTTGCTGGAACTTTGCCGAAAAGATCTACGGCTATATGCAGGAGCCGATCATGCAGGCGCTCCAGCGGAACCATCTCGAACAGAAGCTCGTTTATCTGAATCCGACCGAACCCTTCAATATGTACATGAAGATCGGTCTGATTGCGGCGCTGTTCGTGGCGTCTCCGTTCGTGCTTTACCAACTGTGGGCTTTTGTAGCTCCAGGGCTTTATAAGCGCGAGAAACGCTACGTGCTTCCATTCATGGTCCTGAGTGTGGGGCTGTTCCTAGGAGGCGGGTTTTTCGGGTACAAGGTCGTTTATCCCGCGGCCCTCGACTTTCTTATCAATTACGGAAAGCAGTTCCAGCCGATGATCACCATCGGCGAATACACCGACCTGTTTCTGACGATCATCATCGGGTTGGGCGTTGTTTTCGAGATGCCGATCCTGGTGTTTTTCCTGGCTCTCATCGGGATTGTCAGCCCCGGTTGGATGTGGCGAAACTTCCGCTATTCGATTCTGGCTATCTTCGTCGTTGCTGCCATACTGACGCCCACGACGGACATCATGAACATGTGCGTGTTCGCAGCACCGATGATTTTGCTGTACCTGATCAGTATCGGCGTGGCATGGATGGTGCATCCGCGTCGTCGCAGAGCAAAGGCCGAGTCCGAATCCTAG
- a CDS encoding M28 family peptidase: MKRTALLPVFVLLVSVVLLAQPAKKAAASAPKVNASRAMQFTREVTAIGPRPIGSAGHKAVEAYIRKQLKGDTVEEDVFKAKTPAGEFEMRNFIAKYPGTREGIIVVGGHYDTNYGLKRYVGANDGGSSTGLLLELAAQLRGKKREGYSVWLVWFDGEEAVREWSATDSVYGSRHLAQKWRQSGLLPKIKGFLLVDMIGDADLNIEKEQNSTSWLQDLVYSAASKLGYQSYFYGRSIAVEDDHLPFVQMGVPSVDLIDLDYGPNNSYHHTPKDTIDKVSPRSLEIVGNTVLQTIHLLDQK, from the coding sequence GTGAAGAGAACCGCACTATTACCGGTGTTCGTGCTGTTGGTGAGCGTAGTTTTGCTTGCGCAACCGGCGAAAAAGGCTGCTGCTTCTGCGCCCAAAGTGAATGCATCGCGGGCCATGCAGTTCACGCGCGAAGTAACGGCAATTGGCCCCAGACCCATCGGGAGCGCCGGTCACAAGGCAGTCGAGGCTTACATCCGGAAGCAGTTGAAAGGCGACACCGTTGAGGAAGACGTCTTCAAGGCGAAGACTCCTGCCGGTGAGTTCGAGATGCGGAACTTCATCGCGAAGTATCCGGGAACAAGAGAAGGCATCATCGTCGTGGGTGGGCACTACGACACAAACTACGGGCTCAAGCGTTATGTCGGCGCTAACGATGGCGGTTCGAGCACCGGCCTACTGCTGGAATTAGCGGCCCAGCTTCGCGGCAAGAAGCGCGAAGGTTACTCCGTGTGGCTGGTGTGGTTCGATGGCGAAGAGGCGGTTCGCGAATGGTCCGCAACCGACAGCGTTTATGGCAGCCGGCACCTGGCGCAGAAATGGCGGCAGTCTGGACTGCTGCCCAAGATCAAGGGTTTTCTGCTCGTCGACATGATCGGTGACGCCGACCTGAACATCGAGAAGGAACAGAATTCAACATCGTGGTTGCAGGACCTGGTGTACAGCGCGGCCAGCAAACTCGGCTACCAATCGTATTTTTATGGCAGGTCGATTGCGGTCGAAGACGATCATCTTCCGTTTGTACAGATGGGCGTACCCAGTGTTGACCTGATTGATCTCGATTACGGGCCAAACAACAGCTACCATCACACGCCCAAGGACACCATCGACAAGGTGAGCCCCAGGAGCCTGGAGATTGTAGGCAACACCGTACTCCAGACCATTCACCTTCTCGATCAAAAGTAG
- a CDS encoding DUF2231 domain-containing protein, whose amino-acid sequence MRSRASIKSHPLHPMLVAFPIGLLVTSFVFDLISVWRDFPSLWSAAWYCVIAGLIGAVLAAVPGAIDLFAVVPPNSSGRRRGYKHAILNLLVIIAFVAVAAYRGSPDVRPNATSLLLSAIGVVLIGISGWLGATLVYRNQIAVDHRYANASKQRVVELNDWNQPVCKSSDLVQGQIMLAEIQGSRVAVGRCAEGIVAFHDHCTHRGGPLSDGALIGCTVQCPWHGSQFDVHSGRVVNGPAEERILTYDIVQRGDDVFVYPRREERRNVEGDERAA is encoded by the coding sequence ATGCGTTCTCGCGCCAGCATCAAGTCGCACCCTCTCCATCCCATGCTTGTCGCATTTCCGATCGGACTTCTGGTCACCAGCTTTGTCTTTGACCTGATCTCCGTCTGGAGGGACTTCCCTTCTCTTTGGAGTGCCGCGTGGTATTGCGTCATTGCCGGACTAATCGGCGCCGTGCTCGCGGCGGTACCGGGCGCTATCGACCTTTTCGCAGTGGTCCCACCCAATTCCAGCGGGCGTCGTCGTGGATACAAGCACGCCATTCTGAACCTGCTGGTGATCATCGCCTTTGTCGCCGTGGCCGCATATCGCGGATCGCCTGACGTGCGTCCGAACGCGACATCGCTGCTGCTTTCCGCGATCGGCGTAGTACTGATTGGCATCTCCGGTTGGCTCGGAGCCACGCTCGTGTACCGCAACCAGATCGCAGTCGACCATCGTTATGCCAACGCTTCGAAGCAAAGAGTGGTCGAACTGAACGACTGGAACCAGCCCGTCTGCAAAAGTTCCGACCTGGTGCAAGGACAGATCATGCTGGCTGAAATCCAGGGCTCAAGAGTTGCAGTAGGACGTTGCGCGGAAGGTATTGTTGCGTTCCATGATCACTGCACACACAGGGGCGGCCCGCTCTCGGACGGCGCACTGATCGGGTGTACGGTCCAGTGTCCGTGGCATGGATCGCAATTCGATGTGCACTCTGGTCGTGTCGTGAACGGCCCTGCCGAAGAACGTATTCTCACCTACGACATCGTCCAGCGGGGCGATGACGTGTTTGTTTATCCTCGCAGGGAAGAAAGACGGAATGTTGAGGGTGACGAGCGCGCCGCGTAG
- a CDS encoding M20/M25/M40 family metallo-hydrolase, whose product MKTRVLLAVMLFLLWGVSALGQDASQAIIDGALKPSAIEKQLRTLTDEIGGRVPGTPAMDKAVQWGVAAFKEAGADSVVEEPFTIPQSWSEGETNFQIVAPVQFKVKAVSFAWSPAIPTPLNARVVFVGNGGVEDFAKAGSVAGAIVVANTDMLKTWDDLFAEYMNAPGIIDRAVKGKAAVVAFLASREHAVLYRHSHSFDGRVDVLPILTVAREDGERIARLQQSGEKLQARLVMPNKVGGPAKTANVVAEIRGSELPDEYVILGAHLDSWDLGTGALDDGCNSALVVDALRAIKQSGAKPRRTIRFILFSGEEQGMLGSRAYVAQHRAELDKIAAVIIFDSGIGKVTGFSLGGRSDVKPVVTPMVAPLNSLGATTLTEDASWGTDNFDFLLEGVPTLVANQETGNYLVNYHAVSDTFDKVDIDQLKKHAAIAAWTTFAIANAPDRIGARQTREQIGELMKRTGLEDQMRALGGWDEWEKGSRGRNR is encoded by the coding sequence ATGAAAACCAGAGTGCTTCTTGCTGTGATGCTGTTTCTGTTATGGGGTGTGTCTGCGCTCGGGCAGGATGCTTCGCAGGCAATCATCGATGGAGCTCTGAAGCCGTCTGCGATTGAGAAACAGCTGAGAACGCTGACGGACGAGATCGGTGGGCGCGTGCCGGGAACGCCGGCCATGGACAAGGCGGTGCAGTGGGGCGTAGCCGCTTTCAAAGAAGCAGGTGCTGATAGCGTAGTCGAGGAGCCGTTCACGATCCCGCAGAGTTGGTCGGAAGGCGAGACGAATTTTCAAATCGTGGCTCCGGTCCAATTCAAGGTGAAAGCCGTTTCTTTCGCGTGGTCACCGGCAATTCCGACGCCGCTGAATGCAAGAGTCGTTTTTGTGGGCAACGGCGGCGTTGAAGATTTTGCGAAAGCCGGCAGCGTTGCAGGCGCCATCGTGGTGGCGAACACCGATATGCTGAAGACGTGGGACGACTTGTTCGCCGAGTACATGAATGCGCCGGGGATCATTGATCGTGCGGTCAAGGGAAAAGCTGCGGTGGTGGCGTTTCTGGCATCGCGCGAGCACGCAGTTCTATATCGCCACTCGCATTCATTTGACGGACGTGTTGACGTGCTCCCCATATTGACCGTCGCGCGGGAAGACGGGGAGCGCATCGCGCGACTCCAGCAGTCGGGCGAAAAGCTCCAGGCAAGACTGGTGATGCCCAACAAGGTCGGTGGTCCAGCAAAAACGGCAAACGTTGTGGCGGAGATCCGTGGAAGCGAACTGCCGGACGAATACGTCATCCTTGGAGCTCATCTGGATTCATGGGACCTCGGCACAGGAGCACTCGACGACGGCTGCAACTCCGCTCTGGTCGTGGACGCCTTGCGAGCAATCAAGCAGTCTGGCGCAAAGCCCCGGCGAACCATTCGGTTCATCCTCTTCTCCGGCGAAGAGCAGGGCATGCTGGGATCGAGAGCATATGTCGCTCAACATCGTGCCGAGTTGGACAAGATTGCCGCGGTGATAATCTTTGATTCAGGAATCGGAAAGGTCACAGGATTCTCGCTGGGCGGGCGATCGGATGTGAAGCCGGTGGTCACCCCGATGGTCGCACCGCTGAACTCTTTGGGAGCGACAACTTTGACGGAAGATGCATCCTGGGGCACTGACAACTTCGACTTCCTGCTGGAAGGCGTACCGACGTTGGTTGCAAACCAGGAAACCGGCAATTATCTCGTCAACTATCACGCGGTTTCAGATACATTCGACAAAGTCGATATCGATCAGCTAAAGAAGCACGCTGCAATTGCCGCATGGACGACGTTTGCCATCGCGAATGCACCTGATCGAATTGGAGCACGACAGACGCGAGAACAGATCGGCGAATTAATGAAGCGCACAGGGCTGGAAGATCAGATGCGCGCGCTCGGAGGTTGGGACGAGTGGGAAAAGGGTTCAAGGGGACGGAATAGGTAA
- a CDS encoding TerC family protein produces MENLYFWIGFNAFVVMMLVLDLTVFHRKSHTIKFKEALVWSAFWISLAAIFAGIVYYWRGRAVSLDFITGYLIEESLSVDNLFVFLLIFKYFKVPSQYQHKVLFWGIIGALVMRFIFIWAGVALINRFHWIIYIFGAFLVYTGFKLFRGTGSDVKPENNPVLKAFRKFFPVTRDYEQDKFFVRHRGIYATPLFLVLIVIETTDVVFAADSIPAILAITRDPFIVYTSNVFAILGLRSLYFALSGMMDLFHYLHYGLAVILSFIGVKMLLSNYVHLHTGIALGVVGGVLALSVGASLIWPKREQEA; encoded by the coding sequence TTGGAAAATCTCTATTTCTGGATTGGCTTTAATGCATTCGTAGTCATGATGCTCGTGTTAGACCTGACGGTCTTTCATCGCAAGAGCCACACCATCAAGTTCAAGGAAGCGCTGGTTTGGAGTGCATTCTGGATAAGCCTGGCCGCGATCTTTGCAGGCATCGTTTATTACTGGCGCGGTCGTGCTGTTTCCCTCGACTTTATTACCGGATACCTGATTGAAGAATCGCTCAGCGTCGACAATCTTTTTGTTTTCCTTCTGATTTTCAAGTATTTCAAGGTACCGAGCCAATACCAGCACAAGGTGTTGTTTTGGGGAATCATCGGTGCGCTGGTAATGCGCTTTATCTTCATCTGGGCCGGCGTTGCGCTTATTAACCGGTTTCACTGGATCATCTACATCTTTGGCGCATTCCTGGTTTACACCGGCTTCAAGCTGTTCCGGGGCACGGGCTCCGACGTGAAGCCTGAAAACAATCCTGTGCTGAAGGCGTTTCGAAAGTTCTTCCCGGTCACAAGAGACTACGAACAGGATAAATTCTTTGTTCGGCACCGAGGCATTTACGCCACACCGCTGTTCCTGGTGCTGATTGTGATTGAGACGACCGATGTGGTCTTTGCAGCGGATTCGATTCCTGCCATCCTGGCGATTACGCGCGACCCGTTCATCGTGTACACCTCAAACGTGTTTGCGATTCTCGGCTTGCGGTCTCTCTATTTCGCGCTTTCCGGGATGATGGATCTCTTCCATTACCTGCATTACGGCTTGGCGGTCATCCTGAGCTTCATCGGGGTGAAGATGCTTCTGTCGAATTACGTGCACCTTCACACTGGGATTGCGTTGGGCGTGGTGGGCGGTGTTTTGGCGCTTTCGGTGGGCGCAAGCCTGATCTGGCCGAAGCGGGAGCAAGAGGCCTGA